One window of Flavobacteriales bacterium genomic DNA carries:
- a CDS encoding SDR family oxidoreductase, whose product MAKQEVVAISDQPVHVFAGDLSVAEDRNRIISQALEKCGHIDILVTNTGGPPAGLFETHDDSVWEQAFQQLLVSAVALIRGFLPGMKERKWGRIITITSQAVKQPVNNLILSNAVRSSVVGLMKTLANELGPYNITVNNVMPGFTETERLLSLIKSTPGFADAKNEIPLGRFAKPEEFAAAVAFLASERASYINGVSLPVDGGWVKGI is encoded by the coding sequence ATATGGCAAAGCAAGAGGTGGTAGCTATTTCCGATCAGCCTGTTCATGTTTTTGCCGGTGACCTATCCGTTGCTGAGGATAGGAACCGTATTATTTCTCAGGCACTTGAAAAATGCGGACATATAGATATTTTAGTTACCAACACCGGTGGTCCACCTGCAGGTTTGTTTGAGACGCATGATGATTCGGTATGGGAACAGGCGTTTCAGCAGTTGCTTGTGAGTGCGGTTGCGCTGATTCGCGGATTTCTACCCGGTATGAAAGAACGCAAGTGGGGTCGAATTATCACGATTACTTCGCAAGCTGTGAAGCAACCGGTGAACAATCTTATTCTGTCCAATGCAGTGCGGTCTTCAGTTGTTGGTCTAATGAAAACCCTGGCCAATGAACTGGGGCCTTATAATATCACGGTTAATAATGTCATGCCTGGTTTTACTGAGACAGAGCGCTTGTTGTCCCTGATAAAATCAACCCCCGGCTTTGCAGATGCAAAAAACGAAATACCGCTTGGACGCTTTGCCAAACCGGAGGAGTTTGCGGCAGCAGTCGCTTTTCTTGCCAGCGAAAGGGCATCCTATATTAATGGTGTGTCTTTGCCAGTGGATGGTGGTTGGGTTAAAGGGATTTAG